In Dryocola sp. LX212, the genomic stretch GCGATATCGCGCCCGTACGAAAAACCGATCCGGGCCCCTCTTTTGATTGGCCGCGTTTTCGCCAGTCGGTAGAAATTAAGGCGAATAAGGAAATGAGATGACGCTGTTTACCCTTTTGCTGGTCATTATCTGGGAACGGTTGTTCAAGATGGGGCAGCACTGGCAGTTGGATCATCGCCTGGAGGTGGTATTCGGACGCATGAAGCACTTTTCGCTGTTCCGCACGCTGCTGATGACGGCACTCTGCATGCTGGTTGTGTACCTGTGTATTCGGGGCCTGCAGGGGCTGTTCTTTAACGTGCCGCTGCTGGTGTTCTGGATTGCTCTGGGTGTCCTGTGCATCGGCGCAGGCCCGGTTCGTATGCATTATCATGAGTATCTGAAAGCTGCGGGCCATGACGATCTCCCCGCCAGAGAAAAAATGGCCGGGGAGCTTACGCTGATTCACGGCATTCCTCCTGAGTGTGACGAACGCGAGTATCTGAAAGAGTTACAAAACGGCCTGCTGTGGATTAACTTTCGCTATTACCTTGCACCGCTGTTCTGGTTTGTCGTCGGCGGCGTGTGGGGGCCGGTTACGCTTGCGGGTTACGCGTTTTTGCGCGCCGGGCAAACATGGCTTGCCCGGCACCATACGCCGCACCAGCGTCTGCTTTCTGGCATCGATGTGATATTGCACGTGCTTGACTGGGTGCCGGTGCGTTTGGTGGGGGTAGTCTACGCACTGATTGGGCACGGCGAGAAAGCGCTGCCTGCATGGTTTGCTTCTCTTGCGGACCGCCATACCCAGCAGTATCAGGTTCTGACGCAGCTGGCGCAGTATTCGCTGGCTCGTGAGCCCCATCTGGACAAGGTCAAAACGCCAAAAGCGGCGGTTTCTATGGCTAAGAAAGCGTCGCTCGTGGTGGTGGTTGTAGTGGCTCTGCTGACAATATACGGGACTCTCGTTTAAGAGAGGTCGTATGATTTTATTCAGTGACTGTCGGCAGGCGGTATGCCAAATACGGGCACACCATCATCATTCCAGCTAATGATTTTCAGGCGTGTATGGCGATTCGGGTCGTATAGCGGGTCGCCCTCGATTTCCGTGTAGTTTCTTGCGTGATAAACCAGCACGTCCTCACCGTCTTTCGTTCTGGTAAAACTATTGTGGCCCGGGCCGTACTGCTTGTTTTCGTAGCTGGTGGTGAATACCGGCTGCGGGGATTTGTGCCAGTTCTCCGCTTTTGTGGGGTCCGCCGCCATATCAATCCACAGCAGCCCGATACAGTAGTTCTCATCGGTGGCGCTGGCGGAATAGCTCACAAATAGCCTCTCCCCGTGCGTGATAACCGCTGGACCTTCATTAACCAAAAATCCCCGACATTCCCACTCCTGCTCTGGTTTACTCAGCATGACCGGCTCGCCTTTTATTGACCACGGCGTGTCCATTTCGGCGAGATAAATATTAGAGTTGCCCGGTATGTGCGGGGATTTTTGCGCCCACAAATACCACTGCCTGCCCTGATGGTTAAATGTCGTCGCGTCCAGACAGAAGGTGTCGAAATGGGTTTTTACCTGGCCCTTCTCAATCCATTTTCCCGTCAGCGGGTCCGCATCCGCGCATTCCAGCGCAAACATGCGGTGCTGGAACATCCCCAAAGAATCGAACGCTTTGGTGTGGGCTGCCGCGAAATAGATGTACCACTTGCCTTCGATGACGTGCAGCTCAGGTGCCCAGATGAGCTCGCTCATCGGCCCGTTTTCATGTTTACGCCATACCACCACCGGGTTTGACTGCGGCAGGGCTTCCAGCGACGAGGCCCGGCGGATCTCCAGCCGATCGTATTCAGGTACCGAAGCAATAAAGTAGTACCAGCCGTCATGGAGCAGAATAAACGGATCGGCCCGCTGTTCGATAAAAGGATTTGCCCAGTTACTCATTACACGTTCCTCAGGTTTTCAGTTGGGTGGATCTCCGGGCGATCGTTTAGCTCGCGGTAGCTGATGCGGCGTTTTTCCAGATCCAGCTGAATTTGTTTCATTAATTCACGATCGACTTTCAGCAGGCGGACCACGCCCGCAGTGATGAGATAGCCCACGCCGGGGATAATAGTAAACAGCATCACGATGCCGTTAAGCGCTTCCGGCCCCTGTTGTTTTAAGCTCGCATCATAACCATACCAGGAGAGCAGGAAGCCAACCATCGCGCCCGCCACGGCCAGGCCGCATTTAAGGAAGAACAGGTTGCCGGAAAAGCTGATCCCGGTGATGCGTTTGCCGGTTTTCCACTCACCGTAATCATCTACGTCGGCCATCAGTGACCAGTGAAGCGGGGAAGGAAGCTGGTGCAGGATGTTCAGTATGAAATAGGCGACCAGAATCAGCGTCGTGGCATGCGGGTCAAGGAAATAGAAGCCGCAGGAGAAAAGGGTCAGGATGATGTTGGTCCAGAAGAACACTTTGAGTTTGCAGTATTTATCGGTAAGCGGTTTTGCAAGCGCACTACCAATCATCATGCCGACCACGCCAAGGCTGATAAACATACTCGCAAACGAGGTGGATTTTTCCATCACCCATGTTACGTAGTACATGGTGGCGGCCATACGAATAAAGCCGGGACACACGTTGCAGAAGGTTAACAGGAGGATCCGCACCCACTGATCGTTTTTCCAAACATCTTTTAGATCGGCCTTCAGAGCATGTTTCGACGGAATGGCTGGCTTAATACGTTCTTTCACCGTGGCGAAGCAGAACAGGAACATGAAGAGAGCGATGATCGCCATCACGCCCATCGACATTTGATACCCTTTGGCCTTATCCGCGCCCCCAAACCAGTCCGCCATCGGCAACAGGGTGGAGGAGAGAATCAGCGTCGCAATACCTACCATAAAGAAGCGGTATGACTGGCAGGCCACGCGTTCATGCGGATCGGCTGTTATCACACCGCCCAGCGAGCAGTAAGGAATGTTGATGGCGGTATAGGTGAGCGACATAAGGAAATAGGTCACAAAGGCATAGACAACCTTGCTATCGTAGCTCCACTCTGGCGTGGTGAACATCAGGACGCTAAACAGAACGTACGGCAGGGAAATCCACAGCAGCCAGGGACGAAATCTCCCCCAGCGCGAAGTAGTACGATCGGCGATAGCTCCCATAATCGGGTCGGTTACGGCATCAATCACCCGCACGGATAACAGCAGCACGCCGACCAGCGCCGGGGCCAGCCCAAATACATCAGTATAAAAATAATTAAGAAACAGCATGATGGCGCCGCCAATCATGTTGCATCCGGCATCGCCCATCCCGTAGCCGATTTTTTCACGGACAGATAATTTACTGTTTTCCATCGCTACCACTCCAGAACTTGATATGGACAAGATTATTGTGCCGAAGCTTCAGAAATGCGCGGCAGGAAACCGTCAAAGGGATGGACAATCGTGTCATGAAGGGGAAAGTGTGAAGCAGATAACAAAGCGCCCGGACTGACCGGGCGCTTTTCACTGCCTGAAAATCAGGCTCTTACGGATTTACGGCTTTGTTGAGTTTTAATCCAGTAGCCGATGGCCAGGATCAGTACCCAAACCGGGATCAGCCAGACTGAAATCGCCATCCCCGGCGTAATCGCCATAATCACCAGAATCGCGGCCATGAATATCAGGCAAACCCAGTTCCCCAACGGATAGAAGAGGGCAGGAAAACGCGTTTTCACACCCTGCTGATCTTTCTTACGGCGGAACTTGATGTGCGCGAGGCTAATCATGGCCCAGTTGATCACCAGCGCGGAAACCACCAGCGCCATCAGTAGGCCGAAGGCTTCGCCCGGCATCAGATAGTTAATCAGCACGCACAGGGCGGTTGCGATGGCAGAAACCAGAATCGTCGTTACCGGTACGCCGCGGCGGTCAACTTTTAGCAGCGCTTTCGGGGCGTTGCCCTGCTGTGCCAGGCCGAACAGCATGCGGCTGTTGCAGTAGACGCAGCTGTTATAAACGGACAGCG encodes the following:
- the ampE gene encoding beta-lactamase regulator AmpE — its product is MTLFTLLLVIIWERLFKMGQHWQLDHRLEVVFGRMKHFSLFRTLLMTALCMLVVYLCIRGLQGLFFNVPLLVFWIALGVLCIGAGPVRMHYHEYLKAAGHDDLPAREKMAGELTLIHGIPPECDEREYLKELQNGLLWINFRYYLAPLFWFVVGGVWGPVTLAGYAFLRAGQTWLARHHTPHQRLLSGIDVILHVLDWVPVRLVGVVYALIGHGEKALPAWFASLADRHTQQYQVLTQLAQYSLAREPHLDKVKTPKAAVSMAKKASLVVVVVVALLTIYGTLV
- a CDS encoding family 43 glycosylhydrolase, coding for MSNWANPFIEQRADPFILLHDGWYYFIASVPEYDRLEIRRASSLEALPQSNPVVVWRKHENGPMSELIWAPELHVIEGKWYIYFAAAHTKAFDSLGMFQHRMFALECADADPLTGKWIEKGQVKTHFDTFCLDATTFNHQGRQWYLWAQKSPHIPGNSNIYLAEMDTPWSIKGEPVMLSKPEQEWECRGFLVNEGPAVITHGERLFVSYSASATDENYCIGLLWIDMAADPTKAENWHKSPQPVFTTSYENKQYGPGHNSFTRTKDGEDVLVYHARNYTEIEGDPLYDPNRHTRLKIISWNDDGVPVFGIPPADSH
- a CDS encoding glycoside-pentoside-hexuronide (GPH):cation symporter — its product is MENSKLSVREKIGYGMGDAGCNMIGGAIMLFLNYFYTDVFGLAPALVGVLLLSVRVIDAVTDPIMGAIADRTTSRWGRFRPWLLWISLPYVLFSVLMFTTPEWSYDSKVVYAFVTYFLMSLTYTAINIPYCSLGGVITADPHERVACQSYRFFMVGIATLILSSTLLPMADWFGGADKAKGYQMSMGVMAIIALFMFLFCFATVKERIKPAIPSKHALKADLKDVWKNDQWVRILLLTFCNVCPGFIRMAATMYYVTWVMEKSTSFASMFISLGVVGMMIGSALAKPLTDKYCKLKVFFWTNIILTLFSCGFYFLDPHATTLILVAYFILNILHQLPSPLHWSLMADVDDYGEWKTGKRITGISFSGNLFFLKCGLAVAGAMVGFLLSWYGYDASLKQQGPEALNGIVMLFTIIPGVGYLITAGVVRLLKVDRELMKQIQLDLEKRRISYRELNDRPEIHPTENLRNV